The Filimonas lacunae genomic sequence CAGCTTATCATCCGCATGCAGGTATAGTTCACTGCTACTTATTTGTACCTGTTGAGCAGCCAGTGCGTGCAAGGAAAACACGGCATCTGTTGCATTATTCCTTAACTGATCTACGTAAGCCAGCAAGGTGCCGCGCTGGTTTTCGGTTATCAATATCACGTCTAAATAACCATCGCCCGGATCGGCGTGTGGGGCCAGGTGCAGATTTGGGCCAATGGATTGAATGTTCATTACTTCAGCCATCAGGTATTTGCCGGAATAATCTTTATTATCAATGGTGATAGTGTAATCAACGGCAGGCGCGGCCAGTATCAGGCTGTATAACAGTTCCAATGCTTTTTGCATTCTTTCTTCTGCACCGTCTATGACTTTATCAAACGGCTCCATTTGCTGCATCAGTTTAGGGAAAATACCATAGCCAAATCCTTCTAAAAAAAACAGGGGTTTGGTGTATCCTGTAACCGTGCCGGTATCTACTTGTTTAATATGATATGTGTGCCAGCTGTTAATAATGGCTTCGGTAGATTGCATCAGCCCCATCGTTTGTGCAATGTTATTAGCAGTGCCTAATGGAAGGATAGCGATAGGCAGGTTAGGTGTTTCGTTACAGTTAATGCTTTTGGCTACTTTACGTATGGTGCCGTCGCCGCCGGCAATAATATAAAAGGCCGCATCTTTACCCGCATCCTTCCAGTCATCGGTTTTTGTTGATAAATATCTACATTTAAAACCTGCGGCTTTAATGCTTTTAACTAATTGCTTTTGAGTGTGTTCTTCCTCGCCTGCGTTGGGGTTATGCAATATTTCTACTGTTTTCATTAGGTGGTGTTTATGATGAGCCATATAGATATACTGTATAAAAACGTACCAGTTTTGGTGGCATGATAATAGAAGTTGTTCCCATATGAGAATACTGGTAACAAACGACGATGGTATTTATAGTCCGGGCATAGCGTGCCTGGCAAAAGTAGCCTCCCGCTTTGGAGAAGTAAGGATAGTGGCGCCTGATGTGGAACAGAGTTCTATGGGGCAGGCCATCACCGCTTCCCGTCCTTTATCTTATAAAGCATCACCCATTTCTTTTGATGGGTTACAGGCATACCGTGTGAATGGAACACCGGCCGATTGTGTGGCATTAGGGATGCACCTGTGGGCTACAACTGATGTAGTGCTGTCGGGTATTAATATGGGTACCAATCTGGGGAATGCCATGTGGCATTCAGGTACACTGGCTGCGGCTAAACAGGCTGTATTGCTGGGGTGCCGGGGAATAGCCGTGAGTACGGTAGCAGATAAAACCGAGCCTGATTTTGCAACGCTGGAGCCTTTTGTAGCCGAAGCGTTAACGATGGCTTTACAACATGATGATCCGGATTTGCATTTGATTAATATTAACCTGCCGCCTAACCCGGTAGGAATGAAATGGACACGCCAGTCGGTACGGTTTTACGATAACCAGGTGGTGCCGGGTACAGACCCTATGGGCCGTAAACATTACTGGTATACGGTGATACCATTGGAAGCAGCAGAAGAAGGAACAGACAGGTGGGCAGTAGAACAGGGATTGGTGTCTATCACTCCTTTGCGCTTAGACTTAACAGATGAAAAGGCACTGGCTAAAGCACAGCAATTACAGGCGGCTCTTTCCAGGTGATATAACATTGTATGTCTATTAATAACATTATTAAAAACACATTTGTATGGAAACTCCTCATGAAATGACAACAGTAGCCCAGGTATTGGAAAAGCTACGTGTTAAAAAAATGGACAACGAGTTCAGGTATACAGAAGAAGGCTTTACCGCAGGCAAGGGTAAGGTGTACCAGCCCGAAGACCTTGAAATAACGAAGGTCTTCCGCTTTGAAGGTCCGTCAGACCCTTCCGATATGTCTATTGTATATATTATTGAAGCCAAGGATGGATTACAGGGCTATAGCCTGGATGCTTATGGCACCTACAGCGAACATGAAGCAGGGTATGATAATTTTATCAGGCAGGTGTCGGTAAAAGGGCATGAAGAACAGCTTTTATTTGAATTATAAACCTGATGTAAAAAACAAGATGCGTTGCTGTTTACAGCAACGCATTGTTTAAAAATGCCGGTAAAATATGTTGTTGTGTGTGGTTGATCTTTTCCGGGTTTATCATGGCCTCCATCATACTATGCCATTTCTCCTCGCCATAACTTTCTATAATAGCTGCTTTTTTATCTTCCCGTTGTAAATGTTTACTGGTGCCTTCGGCATCTGCTTCCGGATGAAACTGGGTGCCTATAAAGTACTTATTAAAGCGTATAGCCATTATCGCCCGTTCGTAAGGTACGTGCGGACGCTCTTTTTCAATAGCCAGTAACTGGCCACCTATTTCCTGTATACGGTTTAAGTCGGGCTGAACTACCTGGTAGTTGCGGCTGTCTACTGCATAAAAAGGGTCATGCAGGCCCTGAAACAGGGTTTCCTGTTTGCCTGCCTGAAGCTGGTGCACCGGAAAAGCGCCAAAAGCAGCAGAATGCCTTTTACACACCTGGCCTACCTTATAATATTTACAAGCCAGCTGAAAACTGTGACATATAAAGAACACGGGCTTGGGCTTGTTGCCGGAAGTGTTGTTCCAGGCTTCCAGTTTTTGCAACCAGTTGATCCATGCATTTTCCCATTTGCTGTCAGCACCAGAAAGGGGCGAGCCGGGGCCACCGCTGGATATATAGATGTCGTAAGATAAATCAGGTAGTTGAACCTGTTGTCTAACTTCAAATATATTCAGCACAAGCGCATGCTGTTGCTGTTGTGCCCAGTTGGTTACAATTTCCTGCAAACAGCGCATCCCTTCGTTAGGTTGTCCGTTGTACAAGTCCAGTATCGCTATTTTTATTTGCATGAATACAGCTGCGTTTTGCGCAAACATAAAAAAAGCTGCTCATATTAGGTAATGTAGATGTAATTCTACAGGCAATACGGCTGAATATTACCATTAGACAAGTATGATTACGGCTGCGCTGGTATGGCAGTGTTTTTGAACTTTTATAGTCAGTAATAATAAAACACCACTATGATAAACTATTCCACCCATGTGTTTAAAGTTGTGAAAGCCCACAACAACAAAGAAGTGTATGCCTGGCTTCACCCCGAAGTAGATATAAGCAAGCAGGAGTATGCTGTTACCGGCAGGTACCTGGTTGTGTTATTGCATCCTGATAAAGGGCTGCAAACCTTTTACCTGAACAAGGAAAAAGGAAGTGAAGCGTATGTAATGGATGAAAACAGCCCGGCTATAGTAGAAGAGGAATGGCAGGAATGGTGCAGTAAGGCCATTCATTCACATGCCCGGCAACAGCAAAGCAGTTTATAGATGTAGTACAGTTGATAAAAAACAAAAGCCTCTTTACAGAGGCTTTTTGCATACATATATTCAGGCAACGCGTATATTAAGCGTTGGCGGGATTGGCCAGTAAGTTGGAAATAGCCTTTAAACCCAGGGGCTTTTCAATAAATTGCACATCCGGATATTCTTTCAAATGGGCCAGGTGCGTGTAATAAGCGCTCATGAGATTAATGGTGGTATCGGGATATTTTTCTTTTAATAAAGGCACCTGCTGCCAGCCTAAGCCATCGGGCAGGTGGTTATCCAGGAAAATGACCTCTGGTTTAAAAGCTTCAGCTTCTTCCAAACCTTGGGTAATTGTACCGGCTGTAGATACCGTGTGGCCTAAGCGTGTTAAGTAATTCTTTAACAACAGGGTAAAATCAGCTTCATCATCTATCACTAAAATCCGGTAGTTTTTCATTACCAAGAGAGTTGATTATAAATTTCTATTCTTCTTAAGTATTGTACAATATGTATTCCATAATGCCAGATTCGACTGAATATGGACTTTTAAAGGGCAAAAAGGTCAAAAATACCTACAATTAAGGGGGCAATTACACAAAGGTGCTTTTTAGTAACCGGGTAAGGATTTGCACGAACGGGAGGAGGAATGCCGGGTAAAATGAGAAATAGGGAACACTTTTGAACAATGGTTAAACGGCAAGTAGTTGCGTAAAATAGCGGTTATTGTGGAAATTAATACCCATATTTGTTTTCTTCGCATGCGTTCAGGCGGAGAATAGAAAACGGTTCAAATAATTTTTTTTTGGGTTTGGTGTTTGCTAGATAGGAGGTGATTGTCCGTTTTTAACCGTCTTACCTATGATAAATCAAAGAATTGAACAGAAGGGCCAGTTAAAGGTATTACCGCAAAAAATACAGTTTCTCAACTTTCTGTATTTGAACAGACAGGAGCTGGAAATGCGCATACAGAATGAATTAATTGAAAACCCGTTGCTGGAATTGAAAGACAACGGGGAGAGCGAGAAAGAGAATGACGAGGTGATAGCTGATTTTAAGGGGGTAGAGGAATACATGTATGACGATATACCTGACTATAAATATGAGTATCATAATTATTTGCCTGACAACGCGCATGTAGACAGGCCGCTGGAAGAGCGTCCTGATTTCAGGGCCGATTTACGCCGTCAGCTGGGCTTGCTGGAAACTGACGCCAGGATGTATGATCTGGCGGTGTATATTATAGACAGCCTGAATGACTATGGTATGCTGGATACAGATATAGACACGCTGGCAGAAGAATATTCCTTTAATCAGCAGCGTGTTACCGAGCCGGAGCAGCTGGAGCAGGTGATAAAGCTGTTGCAAACGCTGGACCCGCCTGGTATTGCCAGTTTTTCGGTAAAAGATTGTTTGCTCACACAGTTGAACCGGGTAGAGAAGAAGTGTCCGGTTTGCCGCAAGGCCATAGAGCTGATGACGCATTATTATGATTACCTGTACACCGGCAGTTTTGACCGCATAATGGATCAGATGCAGCTGGATAAAGAAGAGTTTCAGGCTGTGATACATTATATAGCCAAGCTGAGTCCACACCCGGTAATAGTAACAGATTCGGAAGAAGAAAAACAGCAGGTGATTGTGCCTGATGTGTTTGTGTTAAAAGAAGGAGAGCGTTTTGTGATCACTTTGAATAATGCTTATTCCGACAGGTTGATGATAAATAATTACGGGAGTGAACTGCATGTAGAAGGGGCGGCCGACAGGGCACAGAAGCAGGCTAAAAAGTATATCAAAAGCAAAACAACTGCGGCCAACTGGTTTATATCGGCGGTGCAGCAACGGGAGCATACCCTGGTAAAAATTATGCAGGCCATTGTGCATTTACAAAGGGCTTATTTTGAAGAAGGGGATACGGCACAGATAAAACCGATGATATTGAAGCAGGTAGCAGAATTGTCTGGCATGGATATTTCAACTGTATCGCGTGCCACTGCCAATAAATACGCAGAAACAGAATTTGGAATGGTGAGTTTGAAAGCGTTGTTTACGGAAGGTGTGCATAATACGGAAGGGGAAACAATCAGCAACCGTATTATACGCGATCATATTAAAGACATTATTGCGGGAGAGGACAGAAAGGACCCGTTTACGGACCAGCAGATAACAGACGCATTGAAAAAAAATGGAATAATGATTGCAAGAAGAACGGTAACAAAGTACAGGGAACAGCTGCAGATACCTGTTGCCCATTTAAGGAAGCTGTCTGCTCAAATACAACATTAAACAATACCTATGCCTAAGATTCTCATCGTTGATGATGATAAAGACATGTGTCTTTTGCTGGAAAGATTTCTCAGGAAGAAGAATTATGAAGTAGTAGTGGCTAATTCCGGAAAAGAGGCATTGAACTGCCTGTTCAGGAACAATGTGCACCTGGTGCTTTGTGATTACAAGCTGGAAGATGTAACCGGCGCGGAGTTGTTAACTTCTATCCGTAAAGAGTATGCTGATTTGCCGGTAATTATTATCACGGCCTATAGTGATATTAAAACGGCGGTTGATGCTATGAAAAAGGGTGCGTTTGATTATGTAACCAAACCCTTGTTCCCGGATGAGATTTTGCTGACCATTGAAAAGGCGCTGAAGAGTGGCGGTGTGGCACCCCACAATACCAACGGTGCTGTTGTGGATGGCGCTAAAGCCGATCATCAGAATGGCAGTGTTAAAGAAAAGCAGATTGCTTTGCATTCCGACAGGTTTGTAGCAGGCAAAAGTCCTTTATTTAAGAATATACTGGAACAGATACGACGTGTAGCGCCTACTGACTACAGTGTTATCATATATGGCGAAAGTGGTAGTGGTAAAGAAGTGCTGGCCAATGAAATTCATATGCAAAGCAAGCGTGCTAAAAATCCGTTTGTGGCTGTGGATTGCGGCGCTTTATCGCGCGAGTTGGCAGGCAGTGAGCTGTTCGGGCATGAGAAAGGTGCTTTTACAGGTGCATTGAACCAGAAGACGGGCATATTTGAAGTAGCCAACGGCGGAACAGTGTTCCTGGATGAAATAGCCAACCTGAGTTATGATATACAGGTAAGCCTGTTGCGTGCCGTACAGGAACGTAAAATAAGAAGGGTAGGCGGTACCAAGGATATTGATTTTGATGTGCGCATTATAGTAGCCAGTAACGAAGAGTTATGGGAAGCTGCGAAAAAAGGTAAGTTCAGAGAAGATCTGTTTCACCGCTTTAATGAGTTCAGCATTAAAATACCGCCATTGCGCGATCGTAAGGAAGATGTGATGCAGTTTGCCACACACTTTTTACAACAAGCCAATGAAGAACTGAATAAACATATCAAGGGCTTTCAGCCAGAGGTGGAAGATATCTTCCGCAAATATGTATGGCATGGTAACCTGCGTGAATTGAAGAATGTAATTAAGCGTACTTCTTTATTAACGGATGGTGATATGATTGAAGTGACCTCCCTGCCATTTGAAATTATCAACTATTCCAAGCTGAATTTTGATGAGGCTGAAGAAGCGCCCGCAGAAAAAGCCAGTAAGGTAGAAGCAGGTATTGTGTTGCCTAAGCGGGAAGATTCGCTGGGCGAAAACAGCCTGAAAGATGCAGCAGCAGATGCAGAGTACCTTACTATTTTAAAAGCGTTGAAGGAAGTAAACTTTAATAAAAGCAAGGCAGCCCGATTACTAAACGTAGACAGGAAGACCCTGTACAATAAGATTAAACAATTTGACGAGAATAACAACCGGTAACCCTATGCCTGCTGTATTTAATGATAATACCTCCCGTGTTTCCACTGCTTCGGAAGTAAGCCGTGATACAGAAGTGTTTCTGAAATATGGCACCTGGGAAAATTACCTGGAAAATCAAACTTTCTGGTGGTCGAATGGTATGTATATACTATTTGGCTACGATCCTGCCGATAAAGAAACGTTGCATATTTCCACTGATTTTTACTACAGTCATATGTATCCCGAGGATGTGGAGCAGGCGCAGAAGATCCGGCAGAGCTGGGAAAGCTTTCCGGGATATTATTCATGGGATTTTCGCATTAAAGACAGGCAGGGCAATATAAAGGTGCTGGAAAGCAATGCGCGCATGATACGGGATGCCAACGGGGTACTGGTGAAAGTAGTTGGCACCACGCGTGATATTACCGATTTGCGTACTTACCAGCGTGGGCTGGAAGCTAAAATACAGGAGCTGAACCGTAGCAATAAAGAGCTGGAAGAGTTTGCTTATATCGCTTCACATGATTTGCAGGAGCCTTTGCGCAAGTTTAATACGTTTGGCGAGCGGCTACAGGTAAAGTACAGTGCCGTACTGGAAAAGGATGGTAATTTTTACCTGGACCGTATGATGGCGGCAGCGCAGGTAATGCGCGAGCTGATAGATAACCTGCTGGATTACTCGCGCATTAGTGGTAATAACCACGAATTTAGCCGTGTATCCTTACCCCGCGTAATAGCCGATGTGTTAAGCAACCTGGAATTACAGATAGAAGAATCGAATGCCGTAGTAGAGGTAGAGCCTTTGCCGGAGATAGAAGCTATTCCATTGCAAATGCAGCAGCTTTTCACCAATCTTATTTCCAACGCCATTAAGTTCAGTAATAACCAGCCATCGCCGCTGATACAGATAAAGGCCGGAAGGCCCCAGCCGGAAGAGTTGTTGCAATGGCCTTTGCTGAGCAATATGCCGGTGTATAAGATTACGGTCAAAGACAACGGTATTGGCTTTGACCAGGAAGATGCTATCCGTATTTTCCAGATATTCCAGCGTTTACATGGTAAGGCGGAATATAAGGGGTCGGGAATTGGTCTTTCTATTTGCAAAAGAATTTTAGAAGTTCATAACGGGGTAATCTATGCTGAAAGCGAGCCTGGTAAAGGTGCTTCTTTCATTATACTGATACCCGAAATAAGGTAGATTATGAGTGGTGTTCAACAGCCTGTAAGGATATTGGTAGTAGATGATGATGAAGATGATTTTTTGATTTTAAAAGACATGCTGCAGGCAATATCCCATCCTGTAAAAGCTACCTGGTCTTACTCTTATAACGATGCCTTAGAGCATATCCGTTCCGGTGCATACGATGTTATTATTGTAGACTTCCGCCTGGGACGTAAAACCGGTATTGATTTAATGGCCGATGCGGCCCGGTTTCATTTTGATACGCCTTTTATTTTTTTAACAGGTGCAGGCAGTGCCAAAATTGATGCGCTGGCTTTAAAAGCTGGTGCTACCGATTACCTGGTAAAAGGGGAGATGACTGAAGAGAAACTGGATAGAAGTATCCGGTATGCTATTGAAAGAAGCAAGGTGATTGCCGCATTGCGTTTAAGTGAAACCAAATACCGCAATGTATTTGAAAACTCGAAAGATGGTATTTTTATAGCAGACCATACCGGGCGCATTATACAAACCAACACGGTGTTTATCCAGTTGCTGGGTGTTTCCATTGATGATAATCCTGCCTTAAATCTTACCGACCTGGTTACTTCGGAACAGCAAAAAAACATACTGGCCAATGTTATTGAGCATTGTGGCGAGATAAAAGATATGGAAACGGAACTGCTGTATGCGGGTGAAGACATTCGCACAGGGCTGTTAAGTATTTCGTGCAGCACTAATGAAAACGGCGAAAGCTTTTTTCAATGTTTTTTACATGATATTACGGAGCTGAAAAAGAGTGAACGTAACCTGTTTCAGATAGAGAAGCTGAATGCCATGGGAGGGCTGGTGCGCACGTTGGCACATGAGGTTAGAAACCCGCTGAATAATATAAACCTTTCGGTAGACCAGATGGAGGAAATGTTTACCGATGAAGGTCTGGCTATTTACCTGGAAATTGTAAAGCGCAATTCTGGGTATATTAATTCACTTATTACAGAACTGTTGCACTCCTTACGGCACACAGAAATGAATATTCAGAAGTGGCCGGTGCATGATATTTTTTACCTGTCGCTTGCCAAGGTAAAAGACCGTTTAGATATTAAGAAGATTCAGGTAAAAGTATTGTTGCCACAGGAAGATTTGCATGTGCAGATTGACCTGGAGAAAATGAACTCTGCCTTTTTAAACCTGTTGACCAATGCTATTGAAGCCATAGAGCATAACGAAGGGCTTATTACCTTAAGCTCTGAGAAAAGCAAGGATGGCGTATTAGTGAAAATACAGGATAATGGCATGGGCATATCTACCGAAAGCCTGGGGCGCCTGTTTGAACCTTATTATACCACTAAGCGCAATGGTATGGGACTGGGCATGGTGGCTACTTTAAACATACTACAGGCGCACAATGCTACTATTGAGGTGAAATCAGAAGTAGGCAAAGGCACTGCATTCAGTATCCTGTTTCCCTGGCCGGTAGAAGCTGCAGAGAATTAAGACGCTTTTTTCTGCGATTTAGATTTGGCTTTGCCACTCAGGCTGGCCTTCAGCTGACTAACCAGGTCGCTGGTGTTTCTATGTACCACCTTCAATTTGGCAGGCGGTGTTTTTATCCCTTTTTGTTTCTTTTTGATAATGTCCAGTAAGGCATCGGTATAAGTGTCTTTATACTTGTTCATGTTGAATTTAGAAGGAGTAAGGTTGGCGATAAGCGCCATAGCCATTTTCATTTCAGCAGCAGTGGTTTTAGATGTCGGCACCTTAATGTCGCTGGAGTCTCTTATCTCCTCGGGAAAACGTAAAGTATATAACAGCATAATATTGCCACTGGTAGTGAGGGCGCATAAATGTTCTTTATTGCGCAGCACAAAGGTGCCTACGCCAATTTTGCCTGTTTTGCTAATAGCATCACGTAGTAACACATAGGCTTTTTTACCTTCGGCGCGGGGCTCGAGGTAATAAGGTGTTTCGTACAACATTGGGTCAATATCTTCCTGATTGGCAAATTCGTTTACCTGAATCAGTTGTGTTTTTTCGGGACTGGCTTTTTCAAAATCCTTATCCTCCAGTATCACATATTTACCATTCAATTCATATCCTTTTACGATACTTTTCCAGGGTACCTCTTTTCCTGCGTCATTCACTCTTTTAAAGTGTATACGTGAATGGTCTTTTTTATCCAGCATATCCAGGTTTAACGAACTGTTTTCGATAGCGCTGTACAGGTTAACGGGAATGTTTACCAGGCCAAAGCCAATAGCGCCTTTCCATAAAGATCTCATAACTACATGGGTTTTGTGTTATATAAAAAAGGCCACCTGCAGACGCAGGCAGGCCGTAGAATATGTCCACTCTAACAACATTATTTTTTAGCATAGCTGGCTTGCAATGCCTCCAGCATATCCAGGTGGTGCCTGAGTTTAGGAAGGGTAACACCTGCCCATGCTTTAAAGTCGCTGTTTACATCATTGTTGTTCACTGCATCTTCAAATTTAGAAATGCTTTTCTTATGCAGGCTTACCAGCTCATCCGTCCAATCTTTATTAAATTCTGTATTGTTTTTTGCTTTAAACTTTTCTGTATCCTTCATCGCGTCTTCTGTTTCAGCAGCGGGGAGGGTTACTGATTTACCGGCTGCCAGGGATTGCAAATCGGAAATCACCCTTTTATGATCAGAGATCAGTGAGTCGGCCAGCGTTCTGATGTTTTTATCTGTGCTCTTTTCTTTTGCCACAGAAGCCAAAGCTACTTCGTGATAGTTGGCGGCGGTAATATCTACCAGTAATTCCGCATTCTTTTTAGTAGAATCCTCTGTAAACTTTTGCTTGTTAGCGTCTTCTGCTACTTCTTTACTGTCTTTGTTCTCCTCTTTGGGTGTGCTGTCGCACGAGGTGTATAGCATGGTTCCACCTAACAATAGCAGCGCTACACATACGGTTGTTGTTTTCATAGTTATCTTGTTTGTTCCATGTATTATAAGGAAAAACCATTCCATAGGATATTTTCCCTGCTTTTAAGGGGTATTTGTGGAAGGTTTTCCGCACAGGAAGGCTGTAAAAGAGGGGAAACAGCAGCGTAAATGTAATGGCACAACCATAAAGAAGAATGGAACGAACTTTGGTTTATCAGGTGTAACCAAAGTTTGAACCTATGGAAGAGAATTATGAAATGAACCTGAAAGAGCGCGTGGAAAAAATTCGCACTGCTTTGATGTACAGTTCGTTAAGCGAAAACATTGACATGCCTACTAACATTGCTGAAACCATACGTTATGAGGAAGGGGGCACTTTGTGGCTGATGGTGAAAAAGTGCTGGACTAACGTAGATGAGAAGTTTCCTGTGAAATTACATTACTACAAAAAAGGCATTCCACACTTCATTAAAATTGAGGGGGTGGGGCAATTGGCTTATTTGCCAGGTAATATTGCTGTAATTAAAGTACAGGTTACTCAACATGAAATGAGCGATTATGAACTGTCTTATTCTAAAATGGTTAAAGCTGGCTGGTGGGGCTCTGTAAATCAATGGATGCGTGAAAATGTATCTTTTTTATTCAAACCTGAACCTGTAGCCGCCTGATTTAAATTTTACTTATGACGCCATCTGAATGTATTGAACTGTGCCTGAAATGTGCAGCGGCATGTAATGCCTGTGCAGCAGCCTGTTTACACGAACAGAATATAGCTGATCTCCGTTATTGCATATCGCTGGATATACGTTGTGCCGAAGTGTGCACAGTAACTGCTAAATTGTTGAATTATCCGGGAGAGGACGCTACCACTATGGCTAAGTTGTGCAGTAATATGTGCATTGCCTGCGCCGAAGAGTGTGAAAAGCACGCTATTCATGGAATGCAGCATTGTGCCGATTGCGCGGCTGCCTGCCGCGCCTGCTCTAATGCATGCGAAGAAATTGCACATGCAATATCTCCCCAGAAAAACCGGGTGTAGTTGGGCTGCACCTGGAATTTTATTTTTTTGCTGATTGCTTAATGGTGTTGCTGGCCGCTACTTCTGTTTTTTCCGGAACTACATCCTTTACATCTTCACTATAACCTCCCTTGTTATACGTGCGGCGTTGTGCGCTGATTTCCTTGCTTTTATCTTTTCCGGTGCCTTCAAAATAGGTGTTGCCTTTTTTCTTACTGTTAGGATTTTTCATACGTTATGCTTTACAGTTTACAGATTAATTAAAAAGATATACAAAAAAAGCATGCCGCATTTCTTTTAATTGTAAGTATTACACTTTAATTTACGCCAGCATTTTAAAACGAAACTTTAATGAAACGAGCTTGTCAACGGGTAATTTCCAAATTATCATTATGCCTGTTAGCCTTACCTTTTAGTGCAACCCATTCTTCTGCACAGGTACAGGTGGTAGTAAATGGCTACAATCCAACACAACAAATCAGCCGACATATTTATGGTCATTTTTCCGAACACCTGGGAAGATGTATCTATGATGGCTTTTGGGTAAATGAGGGGATGAATGTGCCCAAAAAAGACCGTATCCGCCTGGATATAGTGGATGCCCTGAAAAAGATCAACATTCCCAACCTGCGCTGGCCGGGCGGTTGTTTTGCCGATGAATACCATTGGAGAGATGGTATCGGGCCACGCAACCAGCGTCCTAAAATGGTGAATACCAACTGGGGTGGTGTAACAGAAGACAACAGCTTTGGTACACACGAATTTCTGGAACTCTGTAGCCTGCTGGGGTGCGAGCCTTATGTGGCGGGCAACGTAGGTAGCGGCACGGTGGAAGAAATGAGTAAATGGATTGAATACCTGAACTTCAATGGTGTAAGTCCTATGACCGAACTGCGTAAGCAAAACGGCAGGGACAGCGCCTGGAAAGTAACTTACTGGGGTGTAGGTAATGAAAGCTGGGGCTGTGGTGGTAATATGACCCCGGATTATTATTCCGATCAATACAAGCGCTATTCTGCTTTTGCCAAAAGCTATCCGAATGCGCCTTTGAAAAAGATTGCCAGCGGTGCTAACGTGGACGATTATAACTGGACAGAAACCTGTATGCGCAATATTGGTCCCCGTGGTATGTGGGGTATTACCCTGCACCATTATACACTGGCAGGTGGCTGGTGGAAAAAAGGCCCTGCTACCGGTTTTTCTGAAGAGCAGTATTTCGGTTCTATGAAAAGCTGCCAGTTTATGGAAACCCTGATCAACCGCCATGGTGCTATCATGGACAAATACGATCCGGAGAAAAGAGTTGCCCTGGTAGTGGATGAGTGGGGTATCTGGACGGATGTGGAGCCTGGCACCAACCCTGGTTTCCTGTATCAGCAAAACAGTATGCGTGATGCTATCATTGCGGCAAACACACTGAACATTTTCAACAACCATAGTGATCGTGTGCGTATGGCTTGCCTGGCGCAAACTATTAACGTGTTACAGGCGTTGATTTTGACCGATAAAGAAAAGATGCTGTTAACACCTACTTACCACATCTTTGATATGTACAAGGTGCACCACGATGCCATGTTGTT encodes the following:
- a CDS encoding sensor histidine kinase, with translation MTRITTGNPMPAVFNDNTSRVSTASEVSRDTEVFLKYGTWENYLENQTFWWSNGMYILFGYDPADKETLHISTDFYYSHMYPEDVEQAQKIRQSWESFPGYYSWDFRIKDRQGNIKVLESNARMIRDANGVLVKVVGTTRDITDLRTYQRGLEAKIQELNRSNKELEEFAYIASHDLQEPLRKFNTFGERLQVKYSAVLEKDGNFYLDRMMAAAQVMRELIDNLLDYSRISGNNHEFSRVSLPRVIADVLSNLELQIEESNAVVEVEPLPEIEAIPLQMQQLFTNLISNAIKFSNNQPSPLIQIKAGRPQPEELLQWPLLSNMPVYKITVKDNGIGFDQEDAIRIFQIFQRLHGKAEYKGSGIGLSICKRILEVHNGVIYAESEPGKGASFIILIPEIR
- a CDS encoding hybrid sensor histidine kinase/response regulator, with product MSGVQQPVRILVVDDDEDDFLILKDMLQAISHPVKATWSYSYNDALEHIRSGAYDVIIVDFRLGRKTGIDLMADAARFHFDTPFIFLTGAGSAKIDALALKAGATDYLVKGEMTEEKLDRSIRYAIERSKVIAALRLSETKYRNVFENSKDGIFIADHTGRIIQTNTVFIQLLGVSIDDNPALNLTDLVTSEQQKNILANVIEHCGEIKDMETELLYAGEDIRTGLLSISCSTNENGESFFQCFLHDITELKKSERNLFQIEKLNAMGGLVRTLAHEVRNPLNNINLSVDQMEEMFTDEGLAIYLEIVKRNSGYINSLITELLHSLRHTEMNIQKWPVHDIFYLSLAKVKDRLDIKKIQVKVLLPQEDLHVQIDLEKMNSAFLNLLTNAIEAIEHNEGLITLSSEKSKDGVLVKIQDNGMGISTESLGRLFEPYYTTKRNGMGLGMVATLNILQAHNATIEVKSEVGKGTAFSILFPWPVEAAEN
- the ku gene encoding non-homologous end joining protein Ku; translation: MRSLWKGAIGFGLVNIPVNLYSAIENSSLNLDMLDKKDHSRIHFKRVNDAGKEVPWKSIVKGYELNGKYVILEDKDFEKASPEKTQLIQVNEFANQEDIDPMLYETPYYLEPRAEGKKAYVLLRDAISKTGKIGVGTFVLRNKEHLCALTTSGNIMLLYTLRFPEEIRDSSDIKVPTSKTTAAEMKMAMALIANLTPSKFNMNKYKDTYTDALLDIIKKKQKGIKTPPAKLKVVHRNTSDLVSQLKASLSGKAKSKSQKKAS
- a CDS encoding DUF4142 domain-containing protein, producing the protein MKTTTVCVALLLLGGTMLYTSCDSTPKEENKDSKEVAEDANKQKFTEDSTKKNAELLVDITAANYHEVALASVAKEKSTDKNIRTLADSLISDHKRVISDLQSLAAGKSVTLPAAETEDAMKDTEKFKAKNNTEFNKDWTDELVSLHKKSISKFEDAVNNNDVNSDFKAWAGVTLPKLRHHLDMLEALQASYAKK
- a CDS encoding alpha-N-arabinofuranosidase, translating into MKRACQRVISKLSLCLLALPFSATHSSAQVQVVVNGYNPTQQISRHIYGHFSEHLGRCIYDGFWVNEGMNVPKKDRIRLDIVDALKKINIPNLRWPGGCFADEYHWRDGIGPRNQRPKMVNTNWGGVTEDNSFGTHEFLELCSLLGCEPYVAGNVGSGTVEEMSKWIEYLNFNGVSPMTELRKQNGRDSAWKVTYWGVGNESWGCGGNMTPDYYSDQYKRYSAFAKSYPNAPLKKIASGANVDDYNWTETCMRNIGPRGMWGITLHHYTLAGGWWKKGPATGFSEEQYFGSMKSCQFMETLINRHGAIMDKYDPEKRVALVVDEWGIWTDVEPGTNPGFLYQQNSMRDAIIAANTLNIFNNHSDRVRMACLAQTINVLQALILTDKEKMLLTPTYHIFDMYKVHHDAMLLPVQFKSPEYSNGKERVDAISISASKDKDGKVHVTLSNCDPTKKIDVNLQLSGYSFKSVDGRILTSAKYTDVNSFDQPDKIKPVAFKGASVSGSTVSVQMPALSAVVLELK